The Thermococcus sp. 4557 genomic sequence TCGACCACCTGAAAACGAAAAACAGGGGAGTCACTTCCTCCCCCCTCTTCTCCCCCTTCTGACGACGACCACCGCCAGGGCTATGAGGGCCACGCCGGCCGCTATGTAGAAGTAGGCCGTTCTCTCGTCCCCGGTAGCAGGCTCGACTGCCCGGAAGCCGTTGACCTCCTCGGCGGAGATGACGAGGGGGTTCTTCGACGGGTAGATTACCACGTAGCCGTCCAGGCCCGTCAGCTCGGCCCTGCCGGTGGAGTTGCCCGCGTAGGAGCCGTCTCTCACGAGGAGGAAGGTGGCGTTGGCCAGGCTGACCGCGTTCTCTCCGACTTCCGGCGAGGGGATTTCGGCGTAGAGCAGGCTCCTGAGGAAGGAAACGCCTTTCTCGTAAAGCTCTGTGTCGGTAAGTCCAGCCTCATGGAGAGCCCAGACTGCCTTTGCCGTCGAGGTTATTCCCGCTATCGAACCCTGGGTGTAGGGGAAGGCCCCGTTCTCGTACTGCCTCTCCGCGAGGACGTTCAGGGTCTTGTTGAGCTCCCGCTCCATTCCGAAGCTGCGGAAGACCAGCAGAGCGTAGGCAAAGTAGTAGGTCGGGGTGTTGTAGTAGACCGGGTTTCCCGTCTTCGGGTCTTTGGTGGAGAGCATCCACGTGAGGTTCTTCGAGAGGTAGTCGAGGGATTTGGAGTAGTCGTAGCTCATGTTGAGGGTCCTGAAGACCCAGACGACGTATTCCGTGTTGTAGAAGTCCTTCCAGACGCCGTTCTCAGAGGTGGAGAGGAGGTAGCTGACTTCGGCGGAATAGTCCTCCCCCATAAGGGCCTTAACCCTCGCGAGCTCGGCCACCTGCCAGGGGAGGAGGGCCGAGAGGTTGGAGGGCAGTTCGGGGGTTATGTTGCAGAGGAGGTAGTAGTCCGCGAGGATAACCCGCTCCCAGTCGTCCGTTGGATGAACCTTCGAGAGGTAGGGGCAGGCTGTCGGGCGGAGGTTCTCGAAGCCCCCTATCTTGGAAACGCTCAGGAGGTCGAGGACGCGGTAGTGGAGCGTTCCCCAAAATCCGAAGTGCTCCCTCTGGAGGAGTTCCTCGCGGTACTTCCCGTTGAGGGTCGCGTAGAGGGCCATCGCGAGGGCGACGGTGCTCTTAAAGTTCCCATCGAGCTCAACCCCCTCCCCCAGATAGGCCAGCGCGAAGGCCCTGTACGCTTCCAGCTCGCCGGAAACCTCCATCTTCTCAAGCTCCTCCCTCTTCCCGAGGGCCATGTAGCCGAATATCCTCTC encodes the following:
- a CDS encoding LPXTG cell wall anchor domain-containing protein — translated: MRGILAVGVLLMLIVSTASGAEAGSAEIMPYVYEPTVPDTAFSVLAFYENGDYARVLEGCEWLMMLKTPFDSWGFAQGEEHEAKYTAMAMMALMRGERVARGRYNSTLNSAAYWLIYTQNPDGSWGDYTDTALALIALREFLNGYINENLTGFEKQVGEAVDRATGWLMGTEPKTDTERIFGYMALGKREELEKMEVSGELEAYRAFALAYLGEGVELDGNFKSTVALAMALYATLNGKYREELLQREHFGFWGTLHYRVLDLLSVSKIGGFENLRPTACPYLSKVHPTDDWERVILADYYLLCNITPELPSNLSALLPWQVAELARVKALMGEDYSAEVSYLLSTSENGVWKDFYNTEYVVWVFRTLNMSYDYSKSLDYLSKNLTWMLSTKDPKTGNPVYYNTPTYYFAYALLVFRSFGMERELNKTLNVLAERQYENGAFPYTQGSIAGITSTAKAVWALHEAGLTDTELYEKGVSFLRSLLYAEIPSPEVGENAVSLANATFLLVRDGSYAGNSTGRAELTGLDGYVVIYPSKNPLVISAEEVNGFRAVEPATGDERTAYFYIAAGVALIALAVVVVRRGRRGGRK